One Engraulis encrasicolus isolate BLACKSEA-1 chromosome 5, IST_EnEncr_1.0, whole genome shotgun sequence DNA segment encodes these proteins:
- the LOC134448908 gene encoding RIIa domain-containing protein 1-like: MENLEIEALSPEQQEKLRKFKIQTRIANEKYLRSHPEVEVLLSHFLRDVFLKRPEDIREFAAEHFTDPELPQKIQSELEQKDAK; the protein is encoded by the exons ATGGAGAACCTGGAAATTGAAGCTCTTAGCCCTGAGCAGCAAGAAAAACTTCGAAAGTTCAAG ATACAGACGAGGATTGCCAATGAGAAGTATTTGAGAAGTCACCCAGAGGTAGAGGTGTTGCTGAGTCACTTCTTGAG GGATGTGTTTTTGAAGAGACCCGAGGACATTCGTGAGTTTGCTGCAG AACATTTCACAGACCCAGAACTTCCTCAGAAAATACAGTCAGAACTGGAGCAAAAGGACGCCAAATGA